One Sediminibacillus dalangtanensis genomic region harbors:
- a CDS encoding ABC transporter ATP-binding protein, translated as MAFLEVKNLKVHFPVRGGLFNRKIDAVKAVDGVSFTIEQGKTYGLVGESGSGKTTTGRAIIGLNKITAGQVIFEGQGLTGKSSRVQKDVQMIFQDPYSSLNPRKRVLDLIAEPLRNYEKLTKQDELEQVIQLLKKVGLSQDSIWKYPHEFSGGQRQRIGIARAIALKPKLIIADEPVSALDVSVQAQVLNFMQEIQEELNLTYLFISHDLGIVKHMSDRIGIMYKGRFVEEGTTGEIFNSPQHIYTKRLVAAIPDIDPKKRSLQKHLRQEVQSEYKRSYHDYFDEQGHVYDLRNISDSHLAALPEKG; from the coding sequence ATGGCATTTCTTGAAGTGAAAAATTTAAAAGTCCACTTCCCGGTCAGGGGTGGATTGTTCAACCGGAAAATAGATGCTGTCAAAGCAGTGGACGGTGTATCTTTTACGATTGAACAAGGAAAAACCTACGGATTGGTGGGGGAATCCGGTTCAGGAAAAACAACTACCGGACGAGCGATCATCGGCTTGAACAAAATAACGGCGGGACAGGTGATTTTCGAAGGGCAAGGTTTAACGGGTAAAAGCTCCAGGGTGCAAAAAGATGTACAAATGATCTTTCAAGATCCTTACTCCTCTCTGAATCCGAGGAAACGTGTGCTGGATCTTATCGCCGAACCGCTCCGGAACTATGAAAAGCTAACCAAACAGGACGAGCTGGAACAAGTGATACAGCTCTTAAAAAAAGTGGGACTAAGCCAGGATAGCATCTGGAAATATCCGCATGAATTTTCAGGTGGTCAGCGGCAGAGAATCGGAATTGCCCGGGCGATAGCATTGAAACCGAAACTGATCATAGCCGACGAACCAGTTTCTGCGCTCGATGTATCTGTCCAAGCCCAAGTGCTGAACTTTATGCAGGAAATCCAGGAGGAACTAAACCTTACATATCTGTTTATCAGCCACGATTTAGGAATCGTCAAACATATGAGTGACCGAATCGGGATTATGTACAAGGGCCGTTTTGTCGAAGAGGGAACAACAGGAGAGATATTCAATAGTCCGCAACACATATACACAAAACGACTGGTCGCGGCGATTCCAGACATTGATCCGAAAAAACGGTCTTTGCAAAAACATCTGCGCCAAGAAGTACAATCCGAATACAAACGCTCTTACCATGATTATTTTGATGAACAAGGGCATGTCTATGATTTGCGTAACATCTCTGATTCCCATCTAGCAGCATTGCCGGAGAAAGGTTGA
- the opp4A gene encoding oligopeptide ABC transporter substrate-binding protein gives MRKKHYGKLLFLLMLAFLFFVLAACSDEDAGAEVEGKDDAEKGESAQDEVFSIDDFEQIKTNQGEAIEGGTLNFGLVSDTAFEGTLNFNFYSGNPDAQVISWFDESLLDVDENYAYTNDGAATLDVDREAKTITFKIRDNVNWHDGEPVTAEDWQFAYEVIGHPDYDGIRYGSDFTIIKGMEAYHNGKADTISGIEVIDEKTMKITYDTFTPSLLSSGIWSYAMPKHIFKDIPVADMSSSPEVREHPIGMGPFKVDSIVPGESVTFVKNEDYWRGEPNLDGVTLKVINPNVVVQALENGEVDLVDSFPTDQYPENADMSNVEFVGDVDLAYTYIGFKLGKWDADAGEVVPDPDAKMADVDLRRAMWHAVDNDAVGKKFYNGLRWNASTLIPPSHPDYHDDSIEAPTYDPDKANQLLDDAGYEDVNGDGIREDKDGNELVINFASMSGGDTAEPLAQYYIQAWEAVGLKVELLDGRLQEFNTFYDRVEADDPEIDIYQGAWSVGYDVNPAGLYGRDAAFNYTRYASEENDALLQEGVSEKAFDEAYRQDVYSKWQELMVEEIPVFPTVYRAVIIPVNNRVQNYAVDFKEGVGIYRYQLAVTQEEAVTAE, from the coding sequence ATGAGAAAAAAACATTATGGCAAGCTGTTGTTCTTGTTGATGCTGGCCTTTCTGTTCTTCGTTTTGGCGGCGTGCAGTGACGAGGATGCAGGAGCGGAAGTCGAAGGAAAAGACGATGCGGAGAAGGGTGAGTCTGCACAGGACGAGGTTTTCTCGATTGATGATTTTGAACAAATCAAGACCAATCAAGGAGAGGCAATCGAAGGTGGAACGCTTAACTTCGGCTTGGTTTCCGATACCGCTTTTGAAGGTACATTGAACTTTAATTTTTACTCCGGAAATCCAGACGCACAGGTGATTAGCTGGTTCGATGAATCGTTGTTGGACGTAGATGAAAATTATGCCTATACGAATGATGGAGCTGCAACGCTTGATGTAGACCGGGAAGCAAAGACAATCACATTCAAAATCCGTGATAATGTCAACTGGCATGATGGCGAGCCTGTGACAGCTGAAGACTGGCAGTTTGCCTATGAGGTGATAGGCCACCCGGACTACGACGGAATTCGTTATGGATCGGATTTTACGATTATCAAAGGCATGGAAGCCTACCATAATGGAAAAGCAGATACGATATCCGGAATTGAGGTCATCGATGAGAAAACGATGAAAATAACGTATGACACCTTTACCCCGTCGCTTTTGTCGAGCGGAATTTGGTCCTATGCGATGCCAAAACATATCTTTAAAGATATTCCGGTTGCAGACATGTCTTCCTCCCCGGAAGTACGTGAACACCCAATCGGGATGGGGCCGTTTAAAGTAGATTCTATTGTACCCGGTGAATCCGTGACGTTCGTGAAAAACGAAGATTACTGGCGGGGAGAACCGAATCTCGACGGGGTTACGCTAAAAGTAATCAACCCGAATGTAGTCGTGCAGGCACTGGAAAATGGAGAAGTGGATTTGGTGGATAGTTTTCCAACCGATCAATATCCGGAAAATGCGGATATGTCCAACGTAGAGTTTGTCGGTGACGTGGATCTTGCTTATACGTATATCGGATTTAAATTAGGGAAGTGGGATGCAGACGCCGGTGAGGTGGTCCCAGATCCGGACGCAAAAATGGCAGACGTTGATCTTAGAAGAGCCATGTGGCATGCCGTAGACAATGATGCGGTCGGCAAGAAGTTTTACAATGGTCTTCGCTGGAACGCCAGTACACTCATTCCGCCTTCCCATCCTGACTACCATGATGATAGTATCGAAGCACCAACTTACGATCCTGACAAGGCGAATCAGCTTTTGGATGATGCTGGCTATGAAGATGTCAATGGTGATGGTATCCGCGAGGACAAAGATGGCAATGAACTTGTGATCAATTTTGCTTCGATGTCAGGCGGTGACACTGCAGAACCGTTGGCTCAATACTATATCCAGGCGTGGGAAGCAGTAGGTTTGAAAGTTGAGTTGCTTGATGGACGCTTACAGGAATTCAATACTTTCTATGACCGTGTGGAAGCGGATGATCCGGAAATCGACATTTATCAGGGTGCATGGTCTGTAGGGTATGATGTCAATCCGGCTGGTTTATACGGAAGGGATGCCGCTTTTAATTACACCCGTTATGCAAGTGAAGAAAACGACGCATTGCTGCAGGAAGGTGTATCGGAAAAAGCATTCGACGAGGCATATCGTCAGGATGTCTACAGTAAATGGCAGGAGCTGATGGTGGAAGAAATTCCAGTATTCCCGACCGTTTACCGGGCAGTGATCATTCCGGTGAACAACCGGGTGCAAAACTATGCTGTCGACTTCAAAGAAGGTGTCGGCATCTATCGTTACCAACTAGCGGTAACCCAGGAAGAGGCAGTAACTGCTGAATAA
- a CDS encoding MDR family MFS transporter: MAEENQQTSQPDIKIGPMLAVMLIGAFVGLLNETLLATALPSIMADFGITENKVQWLTTAFLLTNGVMIPISAFLIERFTTRKLFMTAFSIFGLGTLISSLSHVFPLLLTGRVIQAAGSGIMLPLMMTVILTVIPRERRGAVMGMAGIVISFAPAIGPTLSGWLLEYFSWRALFYIVLPIVILTIVFAYFSMRNVTRLTKPKIDILSIIMSSFGFGGLLYGFSSAGEDGWSSSKVLVCLIGGAIILALFIWRQLKLATPLLQFKVFKFNIFSLSLIITMIVLMSMIGAETLLPLYMQNLRGFTPLESGLMLLPGAIVMGIMSPITGMMFDKFGARWLAVPGLAIVAVTTYIFTNLSMDTSFTMLAIVYAVRMFGLALAMMPVMTAGLNQIPDEWNAHGSAMANTMQQVSASIGTAILITVMTTAAKNYQPDMSSLAGLSQADAKQQVANSALLHGYNSAFLFASILALAGMLLALFLNTKKTDEKTTTVEE; encoded by the coding sequence ATGGCAGAAGAAAACCAACAAACAAGCCAGCCTGATATAAAAATCGGTCCGATGCTAGCCGTCATGTTAATCGGTGCATTCGTCGGTTTATTGAATGAAACTTTGCTGGCAACCGCATTGCCATCCATCATGGCTGATTTTGGTATTACAGAAAATAAAGTGCAATGGCTGACCACAGCTTTTCTACTGACGAACGGGGTGATGATCCCGATTTCCGCTTTTTTAATTGAACGATTTACGACAAGGAAGTTGTTCATGACTGCTTTCAGTATTTTTGGGTTAGGTACATTGATCAGTTCACTGTCCCACGTATTTCCTTTACTACTAACGGGCCGGGTTATCCAGGCTGCAGGATCGGGAATCATGCTCCCGTTGATGATGACCGTCATTTTAACCGTGATCCCGAGAGAAAGGCGTGGTGCGGTTATGGGAATGGCGGGAATCGTCATCTCGTTTGCCCCGGCAATCGGACCGACGCTGTCCGGATGGCTATTAGAATACTTTTCATGGAGGGCGCTGTTCTATATTGTGCTGCCCATCGTGATTTTGACCATTGTGTTTGCTTACTTTTCAATGAGGAATGTCACTAGATTAACCAAGCCCAAGATCGATATTTTGTCGATTATCATGTCATCATTCGGTTTCGGCGGATTGTTGTATGGATTCAGCAGCGCTGGGGAAGATGGCTGGAGCAGCTCCAAAGTACTTGTTTGCTTGATCGGCGGTGCTATTATCCTGGCATTATTCATATGGCGCCAGCTAAAACTGGCTACACCGCTGTTGCAATTCAAAGTATTTAAATTCAACATTTTCAGCCTATCCCTAATCATAACCATGATCGTATTGATGTCGATGATCGGTGCAGAAACATTGCTGCCGCTATACATGCAGAATTTACGTGGTTTTACACCACTTGAGTCCGGCCTGATGTTGCTACCGGGTGCGATTGTAATGGGAATCATGTCGCCGATTACAGGGATGATGTTCGATAAGTTTGGAGCGCGCTGGCTAGCGGTGCCTGGTTTGGCTATAGTTGCAGTCACAACCTATATATTCACGAACTTGTCGATGGACACCTCGTTTACCATGCTTGCTATTGTGTATGCTGTTCGTATGTTCGGTTTGGCGTTAGCCATGATGCCGGTTATGACAGCCGGACTAAACCAAATTCCAGATGAATGGAATGCCCACGGTTCAGCCATGGCGAACACAATGCAACAGGTGTCCGCATCGATTGGCACAGCTATCCTTATCACCGTGATGACAACTGCTGCCAAAAACTATCAGCCGGATATGTCTTCACTGGCAGGACTATCCCAGGCGGATGCGAAGCAGCAGGTAGCCAATAGTGCGCTGTTGCATGGCTATAATAGCGCCTTTTTGTTTGCTTCCATCCTTGCTTTGGCCGGGATGCTGCTCGCACTGTTTTTAAATACGAAAAAAACTGACGAGAAAACGACGACAGTAGAAGAATAG
- a CDS encoding aspartyl-phosphate phosphatase Spo0E family protein: MKKDLEREIEQLRLKMYKAYSSEPDGNEVLKISQALDKLLNEFQKTKSIH, encoded by the coding sequence ATGAAAAAAGATCTAGAAAGAGAGATAGAACAATTAAGATTGAAGATGTATAAAGCCTATAGCAGTGAGCCGGACGGGAATGAAGTCCTAAAAATTTCCCAGGCACTGGATAAGCTGCTCAATGAATTCCAAAAAACAAAATCAATTCACTAA
- a CDS encoding Spo0E family sporulation regulatory protein-aspartic acid phosphatase, with the protein MLKQLEKKMEQLRREMYVVYEKSHSLSDEELLRLTNEMHEVVVRWRKEKYGSRYGCSPFRQSSGKRADKENS; encoded by the coding sequence ATGTTGAAACAGCTAGAAAAAAAGATGGAGCAGCTAAGAAGGGAAATGTATGTAGTTTATGAAAAATCGCACAGTTTGTCAGATGAGGAATTGCTTCGCCTTACCAATGAGATGCACGAGGTAGTGGTCCGCTGGCGAAAGGAAAAGTATGGAAGTCGATACGGCTGCAGTCCATTCCGGCAGTCTTCAGGAAAAAGAGCAGATAAAGAAAACTCGTAA
- a CDS encoding ABC transporter permease produces MAELQAGATGRQEKSPSALKIMWRELARDKVALISFIFLLMVTVFVYGISLFLNQDEIVAVDLFEIHQPPTGEFWLGTDYGGRDVFGQLIIGTRNSLSIGILVTLMTGIIGVLYGLISGYFGGTVDNIMMRIVDFFLILPFLMIVIVFLAIVPKYDIFSFSLIMTSFLWMGIARLIRSKALQERELDYAQASKSLGTPEWKIMFSQVLPNLSSLIIVTMTLNLAANIGLESGLSFLGFGFPESTPSLGTLLGYARNPQTLEFRWWIWVPAAVLIFVLMLSVRNVGEALKRASDSRQRRG; encoded by the coding sequence ATGGCTGAATTACAGGCTGGCGCCACTGGTAGGCAGGAAAAAAGCCCTTCCGCATTAAAAATTATGTGGAGAGAATTGGCCAGGGACAAGGTCGCATTGATATCTTTCATTTTCTTGCTGATGGTAACAGTTTTTGTATATGGCATCTCCTTGTTTTTGAATCAGGATGAAATCGTGGCAGTCGACTTGTTTGAAATTCATCAGCCTCCAACCGGAGAATTTTGGCTGGGCACTGATTATGGTGGCAGGGATGTGTTTGGCCAATTGATTATCGGTACGCGCAATTCTCTGTCTATCGGTATTCTGGTCACCTTGATGACCGGTATCATCGGCGTACTATATGGGTTGATTTCCGGTTACTTTGGCGGAACGGTTGATAACATCATGATGCGGATTGTTGACTTCTTTCTTATCCTCCCCTTTTTGATGATTGTCATTGTATTTTTGGCCATTGTTCCAAAATATGATATTTTTTCGTTTTCTTTGATTATGACGTCCTTTTTGTGGATGGGGATTGCCAGGTTGATCCGATCCAAAGCTTTGCAGGAACGGGAGTTGGATTATGCACAGGCATCCAAATCGCTGGGAACTCCGGAATGGAAAATCATGTTTTCGCAGGTCCTGCCAAATTTAAGTTCTTTGATTATCGTTACCATGACGTTGAATTTAGCTGCGAATATTGGTTTGGAGTCCGGGCTGTCTTTTTTAGGATTCGGATTTCCGGAAAGCACGCCAAGTCTTGGCACTTTGCTTGGTTATGCAAGGAACCCGCAAACCTTGGAGTTCAGATGGTGGATTTGGGTTCCTGCAGCAGTGTTGATTTTTGTTCTAATGTTAAGCGTACGCAATGTCGGAGAAGCACTGAAGCGTGCTTCCGACTCAAGGCAGAGGAGAGGATGA
- the opp4B gene encoding oligopeptide ABC transporter permease, with protein MWKFIVRRLFITMPQVLLLSVLVFLMAQMMPGDALSGQIDPNIDPAAIEAQREKLGLNDPWYVQYVDWVGSALHGDLGQSFRHKMPVTDLIGQRLANSFWLAVATLILTYLIAIPLGIISGRYNDTLRDQLITGYTYIGFATPLFIFALVSLWVFGFKLEWFPTGGSVAPGLEPGTFPYIVSKLQHLLLPALSMALITTVNTVQYLRSEIIDTKQKDFIITARAKGAPESRVYHRHILRNSLLPLAAFLGFEITGLIGGTIFVETIYSYPGMGLLFMDSITLRDYSVVTSVVLLLGVVSILGVLLSDIILSMVDPRIRIK; from the coding sequence ATGTGGAAATTCATTGTTAGAAGATTGTTTATTACCATGCCACAGGTTTTATTGCTGAGTGTCTTGGTGTTTCTAATGGCTCAGATGATGCCCGGTGATGCTCTCTCTGGACAAATCGACCCGAACATCGATCCAGCGGCAATCGAGGCACAACGAGAAAAACTTGGCTTGAACGACCCTTGGTATGTGCAGTATGTGGATTGGGTAGGTTCTGCTCTTCATGGCGATCTCGGTCAGTCTTTCCGTCACAAAATGCCGGTAACGGACCTGATTGGACAGCGGCTCGCCAATTCGTTTTGGCTTGCTGTTGCAACCCTGATTCTAACCTATCTAATTGCAATACCGCTTGGCATTATTAGTGGCAGATACAATGACACACTTCGTGACCAGCTGATTACCGGTTATACCTATATAGGATTTGCTACTCCACTGTTTATTTTTGCTTTGGTGTCTTTATGGGTCTTCGGATTTAAACTGGAATGGTTTCCGACTGGTGGCAGCGTGGCACCAGGACTTGAGCCAGGAACCTTCCCTTATATTGTGAGTAAACTGCAGCACCTTTTATTGCCGGCCCTGTCCATGGCTTTGATTACCACGGTGAATACTGTCCAATACTTGCGCAGTGAAATCATCGATACCAAGCAAAAAGACTTTATCATCACGGCAAGAGCAAAAGGGGCGCCGGAATCCAGAGTCTATCATCGCCACATCCTACGAAACTCCCTGCTACCGCTTGCTGCATTCCTTGGTTTTGAGATCACTGGTTTGATAGGTGGGACCATTTTTGTAGAAACGATTTACAGTTACCCGGGAATGGGATTGTTGTTCATGGATTCTATCACGCTTCGTGATTATAGCGTGGTCACTTCGGTCGTATTGCTACTGGGAGTAGTCTCCATCTTAGGTGTGCTGCTGTCGGATATCATTTTAAGTATGGTAGATCCGAGAATCCGTATTAAATAA
- a CDS encoding HAD family hydrolase, with amino-acid sequence MIQAVLFDLDGTMLDRERSIRLFIQGQYDRMENYLRDVDKTDFIEAFLKLDAGGYVWKDRVYQQLVSKFSIRSVSWQELLDDYISQFRHSCIPFPNLKVVLETLRYKRLKLGVITNGRYPFQLDAIKALGIERYFDLLLISEKEGIGKPDPAIFHRASKQLNVPLDKCLFVGDHPEKDMEAAGKAGMVTVWKKTTGYKAEKADYTIRRLEELLELEVV; translated from the coding sequence ATGATACAGGCTGTTCTGTTTGATCTGGATGGCACCATGCTGGATCGTGAAAGGAGCATCCGGTTATTCATCCAAGGTCAGTATGACCGGATGGAGAACTATTTAAGAGATGTGGATAAAACAGATTTTATCGAAGCTTTTTTGAAATTAGACGCCGGCGGATATGTTTGGAAAGACAGGGTGTATCAGCAGCTGGTCAGTAAATTTTCAATTCGCTCTGTTTCCTGGCAGGAATTGCTGGATGATTACATAAGCCAATTTAGACACAGTTGTATCCCTTTTCCCAACCTTAAAGTAGTCCTGGAAACCTTGAGATACAAGCGGTTAAAGTTAGGAGTCATCACAAACGGCCGTTATCCTTTTCAACTGGATGCAATCAAGGCGCTCGGTATCGAACGATATTTTGATTTGCTGTTAATTTCTGAAAAAGAAGGAATCGGGAAACCGGATCCAGCTATTTTTCATAGAGCTTCAAAGCAGCTGAACGTTCCGCTGGATAAATGTTTATTTGTCGGTGACCATCCGGAAAAGGATATGGAAGCGGCAGGAAAAGCAGGGATGGTTACTGTTTGGAAGAAAACGACAGGCTATAAAGCGGAAAAAGCGGACTATACCATTCGCCGTTTAGAAGAATTACTTGAGTTAGAAGTTGTTTAA
- a CDS encoding MFS transporter, producing MNFFTFSRTIQIRLVLQFITTTANAAVTPYLVVFFSSMLGTMITGFMFLSVMAANIAGSFTGGYIADKKGRKPVIVCSEAIVLGGFLFVAAVNSPWLSLPYFTFVLFVVIHFFLGSATPAYQAMIIDESTPENRKAVYTFSYWLQNLAISIGGITGAFLFMDHYFLLFLGVAAATMTSLVMTIFFIKESFQSEATSESKKATVPQKSLGNGVRTYFSVLRHKTFAVFTLANLLIVATEEQLTNYIGLRLADDIPEARQLVPLLPFQADGINLLGILKAENTILVVCLTVVVSYLLRRLNDRFVLLGGLVLYFLGYTVLSFHDSAIVLIAAMFFATLGELLHIPVKQTMLANMVPDHARSTYMAVFGLMTILGAVIAGLFIFLSSFLSTSVLTVAFLLMGTVTIVIFSRLTGRNASEKTRSAASQISS from the coding sequence ATGAATTTTTTTACTTTTTCCCGAACCATCCAAATTCGATTAGTCCTTCAATTTATCACCACAACAGCTAACGCTGCCGTTACTCCTTATCTAGTCGTTTTTTTCTCCAGTATGCTGGGAACGATGATTACGGGCTTTATGTTTTTGAGCGTAATGGCAGCTAATATCGCCGGTTCCTTTACCGGAGGATACATAGCAGATAAGAAGGGAAGAAAGCCTGTAATAGTCTGTTCTGAAGCAATCGTGCTAGGCGGCTTTCTATTTGTCGCAGCAGTCAACTCCCCCTGGCTGAGCCTTCCCTACTTCACCTTTGTTCTATTTGTCGTCATTCATTTTTTTCTCGGATCAGCAACCCCTGCCTACCAAGCGATGATCATCGATGAAAGCACTCCAGAAAACCGAAAAGCAGTGTACACATTTTCTTATTGGCTGCAAAACCTTGCCATATCGATCGGCGGGATTACGGGTGCCTTCCTATTTATGGACCATTATTTCCTTCTGTTTTTGGGGGTTGCAGCCGCCACCATGACTTCGCTCGTAATGACTATATTTTTTATCAAGGAATCGTTTCAATCCGAAGCAACCAGCGAATCTAAGAAAGCTACAGTACCTCAAAAAAGTTTGGGCAATGGAGTCAGAACCTATTTCAGCGTCTTAAGGCACAAAACTTTTGCGGTATTCACTTTAGCAAATTTGCTTATCGTCGCGACAGAGGAACAATTGACTAATTACATCGGGCTTCGTCTGGCAGACGACATCCCCGAAGCGAGACAGTTGGTCCCATTATTGCCGTTTCAAGCAGATGGGATCAATTTACTAGGGATTTTGAAAGCTGAAAATACTATTTTGGTTGTATGTTTGACCGTTGTCGTATCCTACTTATTAAGAAGGCTGAACGATCGTTTTGTTTTACTTGGAGGACTCGTGCTTTACTTCCTTGGTTACACCGTGCTCAGCTTTCACGATTCAGCCATTGTGCTGATTGCCGCCATGTTCTTTGCTACTTTGGGCGAATTGCTGCACATTCCAGTAAAACAGACAATGCTGGCCAATATGGTACCAGACCATGCCAGAAGTACATACATGGCCGTATTTGGATTAATGACAATTCTTGGAGCTGTGATTGCTGGTTTGTTTATTTTTCTCAGCAGCTTCCTGTCAACTTCTGTCTTAACGGTTGCATTTCTTTTGATGGGAACAGTCACTATTGTCATTTTCAGTCGATTGACTGGAAGAAACGCATCAGAGAAAACCCGATCTGCTGCATCACAAATCAGTTCCTGA
- a CDS encoding TetR/AcrR family transcriptional regulator — protein MRLFAEKGYHMTSIQEIALETGVSKGAFYKHFASKEALLIELVKDCHNKMFLKAHSVQVDGALTGKELLQKRIEIELEQTRKNSSILFTLFKEFPPGESNEISQMMKEFHMKLIQWHKQCLIEAFGDSDAIWDIVVMFEGILKEYISLLVFKQTQVPVGRLAHLLTDVLESMINRAKNLEPILNEETVLPDKQNDNPAILKQQLHKLMESVRQEAETLLVPDKMKNDTLAALNHLSEEIQKDKPQIYLLDALIDYLKQQDCLVSSILQIEHTLNRLLREEGEDR, from the coding sequence ATTCGACTATTCGCGGAAAAAGGCTACCATATGACCTCCATACAGGAAATCGCTCTAGAGACGGGGGTTTCCAAGGGAGCTTTTTACAAACATTTTGCCAGTAAAGAAGCGTTACTAATTGAATTGGTTAAGGACTGCCACAATAAAATGTTTCTAAAAGCCCATTCTGTTCAAGTTGACGGGGCATTGACCGGAAAGGAATTACTACAAAAGCGAATAGAAATTGAGCTCGAACAAACTCGGAAAAACAGTTCGATTCTCTTTACCTTGTTCAAAGAATTCCCTCCTGGAGAGTCGAATGAAATTTCTCAAATGATGAAAGAGTTCCATATGAAATTAATTCAGTGGCATAAACAATGTCTAATCGAGGCATTTGGAGACAGCGATGCGATCTGGGATATCGTCGTGATGTTCGAGGGGATATTGAAAGAGTATATATCGCTGCTGGTATTCAAGCAGACCCAAGTACCAGTGGGCCGATTGGCTCATTTACTGACAGATGTTTTAGAATCTATGATTAATCGAGCAAAAAATCTGGAACCTATTCTCAACGAAGAGACGGTGTTACCGGACAAACAGAATGATAATCCTGCCATCCTGAAACAACAGCTGCATAAACTAATGGAGTCTGTCAGACAAGAGGCTGAAACACTTCTAGTACCGGACAAAATGAAGAACGATACATTAGCGGCTCTGAATCATCTTTCAGAGGAAATACAAAAAGACAAACCGCAGATATACTTGCTTGATGCATTAATTGATTATTTAAAACAGCAGGATTGTTTAGTAAGCAGTATTCTGCAAATCGAGCACACACTAAACAGATTATTGAGGGAAGAAGGAGAAGATAGATAA
- a CDS encoding GNAT family N-acetyltransferase encodes MLEGKDIYLRPFEKGDAAQTLQLQKRNKEFFERFSMTRSEAYYTLSTQQKLMESFRAKREADEAYHFGIYQKSDHQLVGNIQLLQVVRGSLQSSFIGYFVDESHNGKGYASEAVKQITSYAFNGLKLHRIEAGVMPHNKGSIRVLEKAGFHREGIARKNVFINGKWEDHQVLALLNPADSVS; translated from the coding sequence TTGCTGGAAGGCAAGGACATTTATTTGCGCCCGTTCGAAAAGGGTGATGCTGCTCAAACACTTCAGCTGCAAAAAAGGAACAAGGAATTTTTTGAACGGTTTTCGATGACTCGAAGTGAAGCTTATTATACCTTGTCTACTCAACAGAAGTTAATGGAATCGTTTCGTGCGAAAAGAGAGGCAGATGAAGCGTATCACTTTGGAATCTACCAAAAGAGTGACCACCAGCTGGTAGGGAACATTCAGTTGTTACAGGTTGTGCGCGGTTCTTTGCAAAGTTCATTTATCGGTTATTTCGTTGATGAGAGCCACAATGGAAAAGGGTATGCCTCCGAAGCAGTAAAGCAAATAACTTCCTATGCATTTAATGGATTAAAATTACACCGAATTGAAGCCGGGGTCATGCCGCACAACAAAGGATCAATACGGGTGTTGGAGAAGGCGGGTTTTCACCGGGAAGGAATAGCCAGAAAAAATGTGTTCATTAACGGGAAATGGGAAGATCATCAAGTATTGGCTCTTCTTAACCCCGCTGATTCGGTTTCCTGA
- a CDS encoding TetR/AcrR family transcriptional regulator: MPLSANQIEKMNAKRDKILEQAIILFSEHGYNDTTISKVAKASGVSFGSVFTYFENKEALFHHAVVERLKELSPLLMDFNPNAEDPYKELETMIDKHIRLFASVGTYLRLVTQVIGQPQRFERQFKELDQFYYTFRYKIADLVAQGQNSGQLRSEIDPLTCSIAYTSFLMGIRLNLADQPDHDIWSDFSPVAMQLFGPNIP, translated from the coding sequence ATGCCACTTTCAGCTAATCAAATCGAAAAAATGAATGCAAAAAGAGATAAAATTTTGGAACAGGCGATTATCTTGTTTTCAGAACACGGTTATAATGACACCACTATTTCCAAGGTTGCAAAAGCTTCCGGAGTAAGCTTCGGCAGCGTATTTACGTATTTTGAAAACAAAGAAGCGTTATTTCATCATGCAGTTGTAGAGCGTCTGAAAGAACTTTCCCCTCTGTTAATGGACTTCAATCCAAATGCAGAAGACCCATACAAGGAATTAGAAACCATGATCGATAAGCATATCCGCTTATTTGCCAGTGTCGGTACTTACTTGCGGCTTGTTACCCAGGTAATCGGACAGCCCCAACGATTCGAACGCCAATTTAAAGAGCTTGATCAATTTTATTATACCTTCCGTTATAAAATTGCAGACTTGGTTGCACAAGGTCAAAACAGTGGCCAGCTTCGCAGTGAGATAGATCCTCTCACCTGTTCTATTGCCTACACTTCCTTTCTGATGGGAATCAGGCTAAATTTGGCCGATCAGCCTGATCATGATATTTGGTCTGACTTTTCGCCGGTTGCCATGCAGTTATTTGGACCGAACATTCCATAG